Proteins from a genomic interval of Pristis pectinata isolate sPriPec2 chromosome 9, sPriPec2.1.pri, whole genome shotgun sequence:
- the LOC127574143 gene encoding pyruvate dehydrogenase [acetyl-transferring]-phosphatase 1, mitochondrial-like encodes MLVPMQLVFSALRNGEARRVHAIVCHQCSLQSCLSTQAGQHTTNRSLLKTFPSPLLSSRKPVVLFGHFHLRNYRTTVAQLYSLTPPQVNSILKANEYSFKVPEFDGKNVSSVLGFDTNQLPSNSPVEDRRCAATCLQTRGMLLGVIDGHAGCACAQGVSERLFYYIAVSLLHHETLLEIENAVDNGRVVLPLLQWHKHPNDYFSKEASKMYFDSLRTYWQELIDLHTEETPDTVEALINSFKRLDNDISLEAQVRSDNSFLNYWQLQVAFSGATACVAHIDGVDLYIANTGDSRAVLGVQEEDGTWSAVTLSNDHNAQNESEIERVKSEHPKSEAKTVVKQDRLLGLLMPFRAFGDVKFKWSIELQKRVLESGPELLNENECTKFIPPNYHTPPYLTAQPEVTYHKLRPQDKFLVLATDGLWEILHRQEVVRIVGEHLTGVHLQQPITVGGYKVTLGQMHELLMERRARISSAFEDQNSATHLIRYAVGHNEFGAIDHKRLSKMLSLPEDLARMYRDDITVTVVQFNSHVINAHYKHNSEN; translated from the coding sequence ATGTTGGTGCCTATGCAGCTAGTGTTTTCAGCACTTAGAAATGGAGAGGCACGCAGGGTCCATGCCATAGTTTGCCACCAATGTAGCCTCCAAAGCTGCCTATCTACTCAAGCTGGTCAACACACAACAAACAGATCCTTGCTAAAGACTTTTCCAAGTCCCTTACTCAGCTCACGCAAGCCAGTAGTGCTATTTGGTCATTTCCATTTGAGGAATTACAGGACCACAGTTGCACAGCTTTATAGCCTTACCCCTCCTCAGGTTAACAGCATCTTGAAGGCAAATGAGTACAGTTTTAAAGTACCTGAATTTGATGGGAAGAATGTTAGTTCTGTTCTAGGTTTTGACACTAACCAGTTACCATCCAATTCTCCAGTTGAAGATCGAAGATGCGCAGCTACATGTTTGCAGACTCGAGGCATGCTATTGGGCGTTATTGATGGACATGCAGGTTGTGCCTGTGCACAGGGAGTCAGTGAACGACTTTTTTACTATATTGCTGTTTCTTTGTTACATCATGAGACCTTGTTGGAAATAGAGAATGCAGTGGATAATGGCCGAGTTGTATTGCCACTTTTACAATGGCACAAACATCCCAATGATTACTTCAGTAAGGAAGCTTCAAAAATGTACTTTGATAGCCTAAGAACCTACTGGCAAGAGTTAATTGATCTCCACACAGAGGAGACACCTGATACCGTGGAAGCACTGATAAATTCGTTCAAAAGGCTTGATAATGATATTTCATTGGAAGCTCAAGTGCGTAGTGATAACTCTTTTCTCAATTATTGGCAGTTGCAGGTGGCATTTTCTGGTGCAACTGCTTGTGTTGCACACATAGATGGTGTGGACTTGTATATTGCAAATACTGGTGACAGCAGAGCAGTGCTTGGTGTTCAAGAAGAGGATGGAACCTGGTCTGCAGTCACACTGTCCAATGACCATAATGCACAGAATGAAAGTGAAATTGAAAGAGTTAAATCTGAACACccaaaatctgaagcaaaaactgtTGTTAAACAGGACCGTTTACTTGGTTTGCTAATGCCATTTAGAGCTTTTGGAGATGTTAAGTTCAAATGGAGCATTGAGCTGCAAAAGCGGGTACTTGAGTCTGGTCCAGAGCTATTAAATGAAAATGAATGTACAAAATTTATCCCACCCAATTATCACACTCCCCCATACCTAACAGCTCAGCCTGAAGTCACTTATCATAAATTAAGACCTCAGGATAAATTCCTTGTTTTAGCCACAGATGGGCTATGGGAAATATTACATAGACAGGAAGTTGTAAGAATTGTTGGGGAACATCTAACTGGTGTCCATCTTCAGCAACCTATTACTGTTGGGGGTTACAAAGTGACACTTGGTCAGATGCATGAATTGTTAATGGAGAGAAGAGCTCGTATTTCGTCTGCGTTTGAGGATCAAAATTCTGCAACTCATCTTATACGGTATGCAGTTGGTCACAATGAGTTTGGGGCAATTGATCATAAGCGATTATCGAAGATGCTGAGTCTTCCTGAAGATCTGGCACGAATGTACAGAGATGATATAACAGTTACTGTTGTGCAGTTTAATTCTCATGTTATAAATGCACATTACAAGCATAATTCAGAAAACTAA